From the genome of Opisthocomus hoazin isolate bOpiHoa1 chromosome 4, bOpiHoa1.hap1, whole genome shotgun sequence:
CGCAGCCATTTTTAAGTTCGGTACCACATGACAACTTCAAAATTAGGAACAAAGACTAAGCTTGGCTATGATGAAAACCTAAGGAAAGCAACTAAAACCAAACCGACAGTAGCACTGTGCTATTATCTCATGTAcaattttccttttctcagctTTGATTAGGTTAAGAATACAGATGTCCCGCTGTTGCAATCATACCCGTAATTGTGTATGCGCTGCTACAAACACACCACTTTAGTCAGCATCAGTAATGCCACCATGATAACTTTATTCCACTCAAACCAATCATATCCTCATCCTTAATTATGCACTATTTAGTTGTTTGCATTCAAATATGCATATAAACATCCAAAAGAGTTACCGTaacagtttttattaaaaaaacctaatGTACATGTTTTTCCCCAGTACagttatatttttcttaaaaagtacTGTATCAAACATATAAGGTTTATGCCATCACTGTCAATTGTCTTTGAAGAGCTGTCAAACATCTTCAACTTTAATGAACTCCAGTAAAGCCTCAAGAAAAAGCAATTTAGCTTTTGAAATGTATGAGAAGAGGCTTAGTATTTTGTGGCATGAAGACAACACACCATTAACAAGTAATCCTTGTGTTCACAGCATTCTTTCAGGAATGATATAAACTCCCAATCCCAAGTGAAAATTCATACCCTGCATAAAACTAACACAAGACGGATCAGTTACTCAGATGAATAGTTAGCATTTGGAAAGTTCtgtcatcaagaagagtgtggccagcaggacgagggaggttctccttcccctctacactgccctactaaggcctcacctggagtactgtgtccagttctgggctccccagttcaagaaagatgaagagctactggagagagtccagcggagggctacgaggatggtgaggggactggagcatctcccctacgaggagaggttgagggaactgggcttgttcagcctgaagaagagaaggctgcgaggggaccttataaatgcctacaaatatctgaagggtgggtgtcaggaggatggggccaagctcttttcagtggtgcccagcgacaggacaaggggcaatgggcacaaactgaggcacaggaagttccgtctgaacatgaggaggaacttcttccctctgagggtgacagagcactggaacaggctgcccagggaggttgtggagtctccttctccggagatattcaagacccgcctggacaaggtcctgtgcggcctgctgtaggtgaccctgctttggcaggggggttggactagatgacccacagaggtcccttccaacccctactattctgtgattctgtgattctgtgaacattccTATTTTTAACAGCTCTTTAAAGAGGTAATGGTGCAGATTACGTACAAGCTTTTTGCCTCAGTATAATgtacatttgaaattaaaataaaacatggaaGACCAATATCTTTacattttattcttcagaaaaagaagaatCTTAAAGAAAGCATTTAGTAGTCCACTTGTGCTTAAAATATTCAATGCATGAgacagccaaaagaaaaaaaatacacatttttgtacacCATGAGCAAAAAGATAACATTATAAATTTTCAGAAATTGCACTGTATTTAAAACACTCTCTAGAATCTGCTCCACTTCTACGCATGGCTACTAAGGCTGCCTGACACAGTTCCTTCTCCACTTTAATTGCCAACCTGTGGAGGCCCTTCAGGGATGAGTGATGTGAAGAAGGTTGTGATAAAGGACCGAGCAGAAGCCATGAATCCAGGCTGCTGCTCTGTATTGGCATCTTCACCtgcatcttctccactgtcttcaTCAATCCCATCATCCATAAGTCgttcctttaaaaacagaaattgaAGCAATTCAACTGCTTCTTTCCAGAGCTCTGACATAAGGTAACCAGCAGCATCTTCCTACATTAAGTAACTTCTTTCAGAACAACCACCTGAGGAATAACTAGCATGAAGACCGTCTGTGACGGAAGTAGAGACAATCGGTAACTGTCAGACCggaaaaatacagaattcaaGCAGCAGGCACAACACGGAGGAAAATGCTGAAAGTCTTCCGGTTAAATTGATGTTTCATAAAAGTTGACTTTCTGACCAGTGATTATAGCATACTCTACAGTATAATACATAGGAGTCTCAAACGACACGTCTGCTCTGACTCACCATCTCTTCAAGATCAGGATTATTTGCATGTTGCCCATCACGGTTCACTTCCACGTTATTGGCTGCCTGTTGTTGGCCTCCCTCTGGCCTGAAGGGGAACCATCCAGCTTGGTGTCTATACAAGAAAATGGAACAGCTGAAAACCTCTCTTTAGAaaggaataaaaacatttttctgctacAGCTAACTACTGCAGTAAATTCTTCAAGAACTTTCAAATGAATGAAGCTGTATTTTTCTGCAAGACCTACTTCTAGATTGAATGGCTATTCTTTGATGTCTGGGTTAAGAAGGGTCTTGCTAAGAGCTGTTCTCCAAGTTTCAGAAGTGCTGTTCACAGCTTTGTTCCAGAAGATGAGTAATTTACCACGATCAGGTGATTAAATACGTGGAATACTTTTTTTGGGTCTtctcatttttaatgtattttagttACATTAATTTTCAAAGGCAGCCTTTATTTTCATAGTTTAAAGTTTTTGTGGGAAAGAAGAATTTACGTTTCAGCTAAAGCTTGAACCTCATTACTGGTGTAAATTCAATAAGCCTCTCCTATGTTTTCAAGTGTCTATACTCCAATTTCAACTATCATATCTGCATGAGAAATACAACAGTCCTTGTGAGGACAGACTAGCGTGTAAGGAAATGCTCAATGAATGACATCAGTCCAAAATATCAAGCATTAATGCTGTTTTACACTTCTATTTACATCACTGTTTTCATATCTAAAGGGAAGTGATGACAACAGTACTGGTATTTCTTAATAAAACTAGAGACAGTGGTTAGGTCTTCAAGATACAGtgtaaataaattttttacacCCCTGCAATTCTACCAGATCTAGTACCCACCATTGCAGTAGCactaccctaactctaacacagTTTACTGCACAAGCCCCATACAttatttttgaaatataaatgaGCTTAGCTCTGCAATTTTCCTTTCATATCGAAGCAGTAAGTGCTTTAAGTTCATGCAAGCATATGCTTGACCTACACGAACTTCCTTCCCCTCACCACTATTTTCTAAATTTCCATTACGAAATTTTACATTTCTACAACGCTGATCTGTTAATATTGCCAACATCTAAAAACACTGTGTTTCAGGTACAAGTGGTGTCcaactcactgtaaaaaattttttgagaattatttcttttttcatatcagcttctttgcttgtttgaaattgttttttgttttgggttttggtttgttcccCTTCCCCCACTGTAGTATAAAGGAGCTGTGCCTAAACTTTTGTATTTGGATCATTTTTCACAGTTTAAATGGATTATACACTAGCACCATGCTCGACCTATCAGATCTGCAGCTGTACTCAATTGTTGTACTTACAAATAAACCAGCAGCATGGCTCCCATTACCATGACAAATCGACTGAAGGAAGAATAGAAGTATACAATGCTCAGAAGAATTGCTGCTCTAGAGAATGTGTACATCCAGTCCAGCCAGTCGCGGTTGAAGTCCTCTTCATTCACTACTGGGCCACCCTGTGCATTCATCTGAACATTCGGGTTTACAGGCCTGTTCTCCTGGACGGCTACATTTGGCGCTGCTGCGGGCTCATTTGCAGGAGCACGTTCTGAATTTATAGCCTGGGCAACTGCAGATCTCACTGGCTCCGTGCTGGAAGTCACTTGGGCAGAAACAGCAGCTTGGctaaaatttaaacacaaaaatatgcACCAAAATTTCCAAAACTATTGTCTTCTTTTCTTCACTAATAAAAAGAAAGTTTCAGATGTAATACATGTCAAAACAAACTGCATTTTCccttaaaattttacttattaATACATTAATGTAATTCCAACCCAAAACTAGAATTTGTCATTTGCTGGACAAAACTTCGTGTAAAACAGCACTGCTAGACAAAATAAACACAGACATTTTGATCCTGCAAACAAACCCAGTTTTAATACCCTCCTTTCATTAGCGTAACTCAGTACTACCTAAGATAATGCAGACTTACTATTGCATGTAGTACTGACGTGCATACATTTGTTGCCACCAGATCATCTGTAAGGGACTGAATGCAGGATACACAGAAAACCCAGCAGGAACACCTTGGCCTGGAAATTGGTTGCCTATATTGCTATAaaaggatttaaagaaaaatactcagTTCTAAATTGCCATATTTATAAAATACACTAATATTAACAAACAGTTAAAGTAGCCTTCTTCGTCTCATTTGTTCCCCTACAATCATGCACTGAAACAACATCTAATGAGATCATCCAACCCATTCCAAAAAAGCACTATATTTTCATAGAAGAAATTAATAAGCAAAGTTATTTCTATAGAAAAAGGATTTATATTTTTGTACTTAAGACGTCTGCCACTAGCTGCATCTCTGGGACAAAACCATATTGAAAGTTTTTCATAACTGTGTATATAACTACAGAAATTCTTCCACGCAATTCCTTTTAAGTTCACCCTTAAAGGTGCTGCAGGAGCTGTAAAGGGAAAGCTTACTAGCTTCTGTAACTTTCTTTGATACCTGAAACACTACTGCGATCAAAGACATGACGAAATGAACCTGAGCAAAGACAACAAACTAATCTTTCAGACAGTTGTGTTTGTCAGAAGCTGTAGGAACACTAAGTGATTTactttcccccccgcccccatatTTTGAGCATAAGCGATTCTCATCCCTATGGGTTTTAACTCCGGTTCACATGCAAGAGAGATAAAGGTCCTAAACATAAGTTTTAGGTTTGGTTTTGTCTGCTTTTAAACTTCTTAGCCTCTCTTACCTCCTAGAGCATGTTTTGGCAAGATTTCCAACTATTTCCCCAAAGATTTTGATGTAGTGAACTGTAGTAAACCAGGACATCTTTCAGGACAGCATGAGAGTATAAAGCATGAAGAAAAGTTTATTCAGGCTGCAGATAGCAAAAGCTGAGACTGCTGTAATTGCACTGCAGACTACACCTGTTCCCTACTTAAGGCACTCCCTGCAAAAATATCACCAAGAGATTTCATTAGTCTACCAGGCATTCAGCTATACAAGACATGcccagaaagaaaggggggaggAAGACATTAAAATCTTTTTTCCATCTTACACATGAATAAGTATTTCACTGTAATTCTGGACAAGAGCCTGCCATGCAACTCCATGACCTCTGCTTAAACTGGTTTGTTATGTTTGTGTTTAGTCATAACCTCTTTTGACAATAgttcaaggggggggggggggggggggggggaagaaaataaagaaagcaaaagctaCTTTCCTGATACCATATAAAAAGTGAGATAGTCATAGGCAATACTCTAGgcttcttttaaaaattgcaagggtgaactggcagccctgctgatgCTACTTATTTATGCATAATTAACATGCTGGAACAGCAAAGCTGTCAAGCTGCTATTGAAAAACATCAATCATACTTTTATCTTTACGGCTGCAAGAACATGTTTAAGAACGTGTGTTTCTGTCCCCTGAACTGGCAAACACTTTGAGAAATAAGACTCCTCCAAAATTCATAAAGCATTTGACCCCCTCAAAATGTAAAGATGACTCAAATATTTTACTTGGGTGTCATTAAGTACTATGTTGTGACAAATCACCGAGCAATGTCTCAACTTCAGGCAGGTAGAATATCACATGGGGATGTGAACAGGCAGGACCACTCACTGTTTAACCACACCTAT
Proteins encoded in this window:
- the HERPUD2 gene encoding homocysteine-responsive endoplasmic reticulum-resident ubiquitin-like domain member 2 protein isoform X4, with protein sequence MDQSVADHPVTLIIKAPNQKYTDQTITCFLEWTVGKLKSHLSRVYPSKPNLDRPGSTAASPTNQEASSTSLNTSADGMRHRNLPQAQSNPIPSHQFPYLMQGNIGNQFPGQGVPAGFSVYPAFSPLQMIWWQQMYARQYYMQYQAAVSAQVTSSTEPVRSAVAQAINSERAPANEPAAAPNVAVQENRPVNPNVQMNAQGGPVVNEEDFNRDWLDWMYTFSRAAILLSIVYFYSSFSRFVMVMGAMLLVYLHQAGWFPFRPEGGQQQAANNVEVNRDGQHANNPDLEEMERLMDDGIDEDSGEDAGEDANTEQQPGFMASARSFITTFFTSLIPEGPPQVGN
- the HERPUD2 gene encoding homocysteine-responsive endoplasmic reticulum-resident ubiquitin-like domain member 2 protein isoform X2, which translates into the protein MDQSVADHPVTLIIKAPNQKYTDQTITCFLEWTVGKLKSHLSRVYPSKPQDEYHMVHLVCTSRTPPSSPKPSTSREGHGASTSSSSSNLDRPGSTAASPTNQEASSTSLNTSADGMRHRNLPQAQSNPIPSHQFPYLMQGNIGNQFPGQGVPAGFSVYPAFSPLQMIWWQQMYARQYYMQYQAAVSAQVTSSTEPVRSAVAQAINSERAPANEPAAAPNVAVQENRPVNPNVQMNAQGGPVVNEEDFNRDWLDWMYTFSRAAILLSIVYFYSSFSRFVMVMGAMLLVYLHQAGWFPFRPEGGQQQAANNVEVNRDGQHANNPDLEEMERLMDDGIDEDSGEDAGEDANTEQQPGFMASARSFITTFFTSLIPEGPPQVGN
- the HERPUD2 gene encoding homocysteine-responsive endoplasmic reticulum-resident ubiquitin-like domain member 2 protein isoform X1, whose amino-acid sequence is MDQSVADHPVTLIIKAPNQKYTDQTITCFLEWTVGKLKSHLSRVYPSKPSTKDQRLVYSGRLLPDHLQLKDVLRKQDEYHMVHLVCTSRTPPSSPKPSTSREGHGASTSSSSSNLDRPGSTAASPTNQEASSTSLNTSADGMRHRNLPQAQSNPIPSHQFPYLMQGNIGNQFPGQGVPAGFSVYPAFSPLQMIWWQQMYARQYYMQYQAAVSAQVTSSTEPVRSAVAQAINSERAPANEPAAAPNVAVQENRPVNPNVQMNAQGGPVVNEEDFNRDWLDWMYTFSRAAILLSIVYFYSSFSRFVMVMGAMLLVYLHQAGWFPFRPEGGQQQAANNVEVNRDGQHANNPDLEEMERLMDDGIDEDSGEDAGEDANTEQQPGFMASARSFITTFFTSLIPEGPPQVGN
- the HERPUD2 gene encoding homocysteine-responsive endoplasmic reticulum-resident ubiquitin-like domain member 2 protein isoform X3, translated to MDQSVADHPVTLIIKAPNQKYTDQTITCFLEWTVGKLKSHLSRVYPSKPSTKDQRLVYSGRLLPDHLQLKDVLRKNLDRPGSTAASPTNQEASSTSLNTSADGMRHRNLPQAQSNPIPSHQFPYLMQGNIGNQFPGQGVPAGFSVYPAFSPLQMIWWQQMYARQYYMQYQAAVSAQVTSSTEPVRSAVAQAINSERAPANEPAAAPNVAVQENRPVNPNVQMNAQGGPVVNEEDFNRDWLDWMYTFSRAAILLSIVYFYSSFSRFVMVMGAMLLVYLHQAGWFPFRPEGGQQQAANNVEVNRDGQHANNPDLEEMERLMDDGIDEDSGEDAGEDANTEQQPGFMASARSFITTFFTSLIPEGPPQVGN